In Gadus morhua chromosome 2, gadMor3.0, whole genome shotgun sequence, a single window of DNA contains:
- the ccp110 gene encoding centriolar coiled-coil protein of 110 kDa isoform X6, whose protein sequence is MESYEEFALRTMALLRAKKKSEEMDLKTQCSLKDLSAILFYGKPVLPPLLTAEQRRVMRDHRERAVQVHADRLNQRKNCVLNRVQNILDLAVKQVDANKGPSVTQEDQLPRPGGPSPKHETVNGYTLVTDSPGLLRDSGCTVEEPVLPGPPRSEPHHGAAQVDGAQAPPRDREEEEEGEEGEEEEEEEEEEEEEDISLDSLLKRSREYVEKEQSRRESLVVLRTPPPPPDRLSDREGLGGGVRRDSGVEFGFSLRHSPVGSPRGPVGARRPSPSPPDPHASQRAPSSPELILVHPVHRRKPRPVSAGNLHLCFPTGQGDLIPRSPGGAGEARGMAAWDEASPPGGARVSDLWGPPGGGGGGGREASTCAASRVSAPSPLGPPHEGFRRRSHTLDSQLYPPPPPPPPGVDRSQERAPRFMAGVTRQPPSRRAGAAAPLNQSYDVETPAPGLHRPHVSPDGGPPGPDARATKTVHINAPDGTTGGSPEETQWRVHALEDMQKRLEEEHVLHMSLLLAEQEREQERLQQELEEKERRSMGPGGDRPLSGSGLPSLSLSNRSSPSSLPPAYLWGPPWGAGKPRSRLSQVLTAEQQKCVCRLGAVARGFLTRRLMDTEKVKHLRQTVGDTQEFIRSFQSEGPAKRGSVSPQDISLQDRVRAQLRAALYDLHDIFFEMPLQDRLALLQQDRELRAERKQREMEKAKSPKDRVALSAATQRSLDRKRRVVGSPAQGRKTSQKTKGASNNSVPEAKQGQKAPAVDKLKHQGSCYRKTPEGRTTRSDGLKKQNSVG, encoded by the exons ATGGAGAGCTATGAGGAGTTTGCCCTTCGAACCATGGCCTTGCTACGGGCGAAGAAGAAGTCAGAGGAGATGGACTTGAAGACACAATGTTCACTGAAAGACCTTTCCGCCATACTATTTTACGGGAAGCCGGTGCTTCCACCTCTG CTGACCGCAGAGCAGCGCAGAGTCATGCGCGACCATCGCGAGAGGGCGGTACAGGTGCACGCAGACAGACTGAACCAGCGGAAGAACTGCGTTCTGAACCGGGTCCAGAACATCTTGGACCTGGCAGTCAAGCAG GTCGACGCCAACAAAGGGCCCAGTGTTACGCAGGAGGACCAGTTACCTCGCCCCGGCGGTCCCTCCCCTAAACACGAGACCGTCAACGGCTACACCCTGGTCACCGACTCCCCCGGGCTCCTCCGGGACTCTGGGTGCACCGTCGAGGAACCGGTCCTCCCCGGTCCTCCACGCTCAGAACCCCACCACGGTGCCGCCCAGGTAGACGGAGCCCAAGCCCCGCCGCGAgaccgagaggaggaggaggagggggaggagggggaagaggaggaggaggaggaggaggaggaggaggaggaggacatcagCCTGGACAGCCTGCTGAAGCGCTCCAGGGAGTAcgtggagaaggagcagagccGGCGGGAGTCGTTGGTGGTCCTccgcacccctccccccccccccgaccgcctctCTGACCGGGAGGGCCTCGGGGGTGGAGTTCGGAGGGACTCGGGGGTGGAGTTCGGCTTCAGCCTGCGTCACAGCCCGGTCGGCTCCCCCAGGGGCCCGGTCGGGGCGCGCCGTCCCTCGCCGAGCCCCCCGGACCCCCACGCCTCCCAGCGGGCCCCCAGCAGCCCCGAGCTCATCCTCGTCCACCCCGTCCACCGGCGCAAGCCCCGCCCCGTCTCCGCCGGCAACCTCCACCTCTGCTTCCCGACGGGCCAGGGCGACCTCATCCCCCGGAGCCCCGGGGGCGCGGGCGAGGCGCGCGGCATGGCGGCCTGGGACGAGGCGAGCCCGCCCGGGGGGGCGCGGGTCTCCGACCTCTGGGGTccgcccggcggcggcggcggcggcggacggGAGGCATCGACGTGCGCCGCGAGCCGAGTCTCCGCCCCCAGCCCGCTCGGACCCCCCCACGAGGGGTTCCGGCGCCGCAGCCACACCCTGGACAGCCAGCTGTAccctcccccgccgccgccgccgcccggcgTGGACCGCAGCCAGGAGAGGGCGCCCCGCTTCATGGCCGGGGTGACGCGGCAGCCGCCCAGCCGGAGGGCCGGCGCGGCCGCGCCTCTGAACCAGTCGTACGACGTGGAGACCCCCGCGCCGGGGCTGCACAGGCCCCACGTGTCCCCCGACGGTGGCCCCCCGGGGCCAGACGCCAGAGCCACCAAAACGGTGCACATCAACGCCCCTGATGGTACCACAG gggggtCACCAGAGGAGACCCAGTGGCGGGTGCACGCCCTGGAGGACATGCAGAAGCGCTTGGAGGAGGAGCATGTGCTGCACATGTCTCTGCTGCTcgctgagcaggagagagagcaggagcgcCTCCAACAG gagctggaggagaaggagaggagatcgATGGGGCCGGGCGGCGACCGGCCGCTGAGTGGAAGCG GTCTTCCCTCGCTGTCGCTCTCCAACCGCTCCTCTCCTTCCAGCCTGCCCCCGGCCTACCTCTGGGGGCCCCCGTGGGGGGCCGGCAAGCCCCGATCCAGACTCAGTCAG GTCCTGACGGCAGAGcagcagaagtgtgtgtgtcgccTCGGGGCGGTCGCCCGAGGCTTCCTAACCCGCAGGCTGATGGACACAGAGAAGGTCAAACACCTACGCCAGACCGTGGgg GACACCCAGGAGTTCATCCGTTCGTTCCAGAGTGAGGGTCCCGCTAAGAGAGGCTCCGTGTCCCCCCAGGACATCTCCCTGCAAGACCGAGTCAGAGCCCAG CTGCGCGCCGCCCTGTACGACCTCCACGACATCTTCTTCGAGATGCCCCTGCAGGACCGGCTGGCTCTGCTGCAGCAGGACAGGGAGCTGCGAGCCgagaggaagcagagagagatg GAGAAAGCCAAGAGCCCCAAAGACAGAGTGGCGTTGTCGGCTGCTACACAGAGGTCCctggacaggaagaggag GGTGGTTGGATCTCCCGCTCAGGGCAGGAAAACATCACAGAAGACGAAGGGCGCCTCGAACAACAG CGTCCCGGAAGCAAAGCAAGGCCAGAAAGCCCCGGCCGTAGACAAGCTCAAACACCAGGG GAGCTGCTACCGGAAGACCCCAGAGGGGAGGACCACTCGCTCGGACGGCCTGAAGAAGCAGAACTCTGTGGGCTGA
- the ccp110 gene encoding centriolar coiled-coil protein of 110 kDa isoform X3 → MESYEEFALRTMALLRAKKKSEEMDLKTQCSLKDLSAILFYGKPVLPPLLTAEQRRVMRDHRERAVQVHADRLNQRKNCVLNRVQNILDLAVKQVDANKGPSVTQEDQLPRPGGPSPKHETVNGYTLVTDSPGLLRDSGCTVEEPVLPGPPRSEPHHGAAQVDGAQAPPRDREEEEEGEEGEEEEEEEEEEEEEDISLDSLLKRSREYVEKEQSRRESLVVLRTPPPPPDRLSDREGLGGGVRRDSGVEFGFSLRHSPVGSPRGPVGARRPSPSPPDPHASQRAPSSPELILVHPVHRRKPRPVSAGNLHLCFPTGQGDLIPRSPGGAGEARGMAAWDEASPPGGARVSDLWGPPGGGGGGGREASTCAASRVSAPSPLGPPHEGFRRRSHTLDSQLYPPPPPPPPGVDRSQERAPRFMAGVTRQPPSRRAGAAAPLNQSYDVETPAPGLHRPHVSPDGGPPGPDARATKTVHINAPDGTTGGSPEETQWRVHALEDMQKRLEEEHVLHMSLLLAEQEREQERLQQELEEKERRSMGPGGDRPLSGSGLPSLSLSNRSSPSSLPPAYLWGPPWGAGKPRSRLSQVLTAEQQKCVCRLGAVARGFLTRRLMDTEKVKHLRQTVGDTQEFIRSFQSEGPAKRGSVSPQDISLQDRVRAQLRAALYDLHDIFFEMPLQDRLALLQQDRELRAERKQREMEKAKSPKDRVALSAATQRSLDRKRRVVGSPAQGRKTSQKTKGASNNRYCLGPAALPSSNRPLPSSSSSSSSTFSSCKQRVTSPSPHSASRKQSKARKPRP, encoded by the exons ATGGAGAGCTATGAGGAGTTTGCCCTTCGAACCATGGCCTTGCTACGGGCGAAGAAGAAGTCAGAGGAGATGGACTTGAAGACACAATGTTCACTGAAAGACCTTTCCGCCATACTATTTTACGGGAAGCCGGTGCTTCCACCTCTG CTGACCGCAGAGCAGCGCAGAGTCATGCGCGACCATCGCGAGAGGGCGGTACAGGTGCACGCAGACAGACTGAACCAGCGGAAGAACTGCGTTCTGAACCGGGTCCAGAACATCTTGGACCTGGCAGTCAAGCAG GTCGACGCCAACAAAGGGCCCAGTGTTACGCAGGAGGACCAGTTACCTCGCCCCGGCGGTCCCTCCCCTAAACACGAGACCGTCAACGGCTACACCCTGGTCACCGACTCCCCCGGGCTCCTCCGGGACTCTGGGTGCACCGTCGAGGAACCGGTCCTCCCCGGTCCTCCACGCTCAGAACCCCACCACGGTGCCGCCCAGGTAGACGGAGCCCAAGCCCCGCCGCGAgaccgagaggaggaggaggagggggaggagggggaagaggaggaggaggaggaggaggaggaggaggaggaggacatcagCCTGGACAGCCTGCTGAAGCGCTCCAGGGAGTAcgtggagaaggagcagagccGGCGGGAGTCGTTGGTGGTCCTccgcacccctccccccccccccgaccgcctctCTGACCGGGAGGGCCTCGGGGGTGGAGTTCGGAGGGACTCGGGGGTGGAGTTCGGCTTCAGCCTGCGTCACAGCCCGGTCGGCTCCCCCAGGGGCCCGGTCGGGGCGCGCCGTCCCTCGCCGAGCCCCCCGGACCCCCACGCCTCCCAGCGGGCCCCCAGCAGCCCCGAGCTCATCCTCGTCCACCCCGTCCACCGGCGCAAGCCCCGCCCCGTCTCCGCCGGCAACCTCCACCTCTGCTTCCCGACGGGCCAGGGCGACCTCATCCCCCGGAGCCCCGGGGGCGCGGGCGAGGCGCGCGGCATGGCGGCCTGGGACGAGGCGAGCCCGCCCGGGGGGGCGCGGGTCTCCGACCTCTGGGGTccgcccggcggcggcggcggcggcggacggGAGGCATCGACGTGCGCCGCGAGCCGAGTCTCCGCCCCCAGCCCGCTCGGACCCCCCCACGAGGGGTTCCGGCGCCGCAGCCACACCCTGGACAGCCAGCTGTAccctcccccgccgccgccgccgcccggcgTGGACCGCAGCCAGGAGAGGGCGCCCCGCTTCATGGCCGGGGTGACGCGGCAGCCGCCCAGCCGGAGGGCCGGCGCGGCCGCGCCTCTGAACCAGTCGTACGACGTGGAGACCCCCGCGCCGGGGCTGCACAGGCCCCACGTGTCCCCCGACGGTGGCCCCCCGGGGCCAGACGCCAGAGCCACCAAAACGGTGCACATCAACGCCCCTGATGGTACCACAG gggggtCACCAGAGGAGACCCAGTGGCGGGTGCACGCCCTGGAGGACATGCAGAAGCGCTTGGAGGAGGAGCATGTGCTGCACATGTCTCTGCTGCTcgctgagcaggagagagagcaggagcgcCTCCAACAG gagctggaggagaaggagaggagatcgATGGGGCCGGGCGGCGACCGGCCGCTGAGTGGAAGCG GTCTTCCCTCGCTGTCGCTCTCCAACCGCTCCTCTCCTTCCAGCCTGCCCCCGGCCTACCTCTGGGGGCCCCCGTGGGGGGCCGGCAAGCCCCGATCCAGACTCAGTCAG GTCCTGACGGCAGAGcagcagaagtgtgtgtgtcgccTCGGGGCGGTCGCCCGAGGCTTCCTAACCCGCAGGCTGATGGACACAGAGAAGGTCAAACACCTACGCCAGACCGTGGgg GACACCCAGGAGTTCATCCGTTCGTTCCAGAGTGAGGGTCCCGCTAAGAGAGGCTCCGTGTCCCCCCAGGACATCTCCCTGCAAGACCGAGTCAGAGCCCAG CTGCGCGCCGCCCTGTACGACCTCCACGACATCTTCTTCGAGATGCCCCTGCAGGACCGGCTGGCTCTGCTGCAGCAGGACAGGGAGCTGCGAGCCgagaggaagcagagagagatg GAGAAAGCCAAGAGCCCCAAAGACAGAGTGGCGTTGTCGGCTGCTACACAGAGGTCCctggacaggaagaggag GGTGGTTGGATCTCCCGCTCAGGGCAGGAAAACATCACAGAAGACGAAGGGCGCCTCGAACAACAGGTACTGTCTAGGACCAGCTGCTCTGCCTTCATCCAACCGCCCGCTcccttcatcatcatcgtcatcttcaTCCACATTTTCGTCATGTAAACAACGGGTCACATCGCCCTCTCCTCATTCAGCGTCCCGGAAGCAAAGCAAGGCCAGAAAGCCCCGGCCGTAG
- the ccp110 gene encoding centriolar coiled-coil protein of 110 kDa isoform X4, with amino-acid sequence MESYEEFALRTMALLRAKKKSEEMDLKTQCSLKDLSAILFYGKPVLPPLLTAEQRRVMRDHRERAVQVHADRLNQRKNCVLNRVQNILDLAVKQVDANKGPSVTQEDQLPRPGGPSPKHETVNGYTLVTDSPGLLRDSGCTVEEPVLPGPPRSEPHHGAAQVDGAQAPPRDREEEEEGEEGEEEEEEEEEEEEEDISLDSLLKRSREYVEKEQSRRESLVVLRTPPPPPDRLSDREGLGGGVRRDSGVEFGFSLRHSPVGSPRGPVGARRPSPSPPDPHASQRAPSSPELILVHPVHRRKPRPVSAGNLHLCFPTGQGDLIPRSPGGAGEARGMAAWDEASPPGGARVSDLWGPPGGGGGGGREASTCAASRVSAPSPLGPPHEGFRRRSHTLDSQLYPPPPPPPPGVDRSQERAPRFMAGVTRQPPSRRAGAAAPLNQSYDVETPAPGLHRPHVSPDGGPPGPDARATKTVHINAPDGTTGGSPEETQWRVHALEDMQKRLEEEHVLHMSLLLAEQEREQERLQQVSLCYYTKEQERLQQELEEKERRSMGPGGDRPLSGSGLPSLSLSNRSSPSSLPPAYLWGPPWGAGKPRSRLSQVLTAEQQKCVCRLGAVARGFLTRRLMDTEKVKHLRQTVGDTQEFIRSFQSEGPAKRGSVSPQDISLQDRVRAQLRAALYDLHDIFFEMPLQDRLALLQQDRELRAERKQREMEKAKSPKDRVALSAATQRSLDRKRRVVGSPAQGRKTSQKTKGASNNSICDQASIIEGGWFFKLVLPQDPRHSL; translated from the exons ATGGAGAGCTATGAGGAGTTTGCCCTTCGAACCATGGCCTTGCTACGGGCGAAGAAGAAGTCAGAGGAGATGGACTTGAAGACACAATGTTCACTGAAAGACCTTTCCGCCATACTATTTTACGGGAAGCCGGTGCTTCCACCTCTG CTGACCGCAGAGCAGCGCAGAGTCATGCGCGACCATCGCGAGAGGGCGGTACAGGTGCACGCAGACAGACTGAACCAGCGGAAGAACTGCGTTCTGAACCGGGTCCAGAACATCTTGGACCTGGCAGTCAAGCAG GTCGACGCCAACAAAGGGCCCAGTGTTACGCAGGAGGACCAGTTACCTCGCCCCGGCGGTCCCTCCCCTAAACACGAGACCGTCAACGGCTACACCCTGGTCACCGACTCCCCCGGGCTCCTCCGGGACTCTGGGTGCACCGTCGAGGAACCGGTCCTCCCCGGTCCTCCACGCTCAGAACCCCACCACGGTGCCGCCCAGGTAGACGGAGCCCAAGCCCCGCCGCGAgaccgagaggaggaggaggagggggaggagggggaagaggaggaggaggaggaggaggaggaggaggaggaggacatcagCCTGGACAGCCTGCTGAAGCGCTCCAGGGAGTAcgtggagaaggagcagagccGGCGGGAGTCGTTGGTGGTCCTccgcacccctccccccccccccgaccgcctctCTGACCGGGAGGGCCTCGGGGGTGGAGTTCGGAGGGACTCGGGGGTGGAGTTCGGCTTCAGCCTGCGTCACAGCCCGGTCGGCTCCCCCAGGGGCCCGGTCGGGGCGCGCCGTCCCTCGCCGAGCCCCCCGGACCCCCACGCCTCCCAGCGGGCCCCCAGCAGCCCCGAGCTCATCCTCGTCCACCCCGTCCACCGGCGCAAGCCCCGCCCCGTCTCCGCCGGCAACCTCCACCTCTGCTTCCCGACGGGCCAGGGCGACCTCATCCCCCGGAGCCCCGGGGGCGCGGGCGAGGCGCGCGGCATGGCGGCCTGGGACGAGGCGAGCCCGCCCGGGGGGGCGCGGGTCTCCGACCTCTGGGGTccgcccggcggcggcggcggcggcggacggGAGGCATCGACGTGCGCCGCGAGCCGAGTCTCCGCCCCCAGCCCGCTCGGACCCCCCCACGAGGGGTTCCGGCGCCGCAGCCACACCCTGGACAGCCAGCTGTAccctcccccgccgccgccgccgcccggcgTGGACCGCAGCCAGGAGAGGGCGCCCCGCTTCATGGCCGGGGTGACGCGGCAGCCGCCCAGCCGGAGGGCCGGCGCGGCCGCGCCTCTGAACCAGTCGTACGACGTGGAGACCCCCGCGCCGGGGCTGCACAGGCCCCACGTGTCCCCCGACGGTGGCCCCCCGGGGCCAGACGCCAGAGCCACCAAAACGGTGCACATCAACGCCCCTGATGGTACCACAG gggggtCACCAGAGGAGACCCAGTGGCGGGTGCACGCCCTGGAGGACATGCAGAAGCGCTTGGAGGAGGAGCATGTGCTGCACATGTCTCTGCTGCTcgctgagcaggagagagagcaggagcgcCTCCAACAGGTCAGCCTGTGCTATTACACCAAAGAGCAGGAGCGCCTCCAACAG gagctggaggagaaggagaggagatcgATGGGGCCGGGCGGCGACCGGCCGCTGAGTGGAAGCG GTCTTCCCTCGCTGTCGCTCTCCAACCGCTCCTCTCCTTCCAGCCTGCCCCCGGCCTACCTCTGGGGGCCCCCGTGGGGGGCCGGCAAGCCCCGATCCAGACTCAGTCAG GTCCTGACGGCAGAGcagcagaagtgtgtgtgtcgccTCGGGGCGGTCGCCCGAGGCTTCCTAACCCGCAGGCTGATGGACACAGAGAAGGTCAAACACCTACGCCAGACCGTGGgg GACACCCAGGAGTTCATCCGTTCGTTCCAGAGTGAGGGTCCCGCTAAGAGAGGCTCCGTGTCCCCCCAGGACATCTCCCTGCAAGACCGAGTCAGAGCCCAG CTGCGCGCCGCCCTGTACGACCTCCACGACATCTTCTTCGAGATGCCCCTGCAGGACCGGCTGGCTCTGCTGCAGCAGGACAGGGAGCTGCGAGCCgagaggaagcagagagagatg GAGAAAGCCAAGAGCCCCAAAGACAGAGTGGCGTTGTCGGCTGCTACACAGAGGTCCctggacaggaagaggag GGTGGTTGGATCTCCCGCTCAGGGCAGGAAAACATCACAGAAGACGAAGGGCGCCTCGAACAACAG CATCTGTGATCAAGCCAGCATAATTGAAGGCGGTTGGTTTTTTAAACTGGTCTTGCCGCAGGATCCACGTCATTCTTTGTGA
- the ccp110 gene encoding centriolar coiled-coil protein of 110 kDa isoform X5 has protein sequence MESYEEFALRTMALLRAKKKSEEMDLKTQCSLKDLSAILFYGKPVLPPLLTAEQRRVMRDHRERAVQVHADRLNQRKNCVLNRVQNILDLAVKQVDANKGPSVTQEDQLPRPGGPSPKHETVNGYTLVTDSPGLLRDSGCTVEEPVLPGPPRSEPHHGAAQVDGAQAPPRDREEEEEGEEGEEEEEEEEEEEEEDISLDSLLKRSREYVEKEQSRRESLVVLRTPPPPPDRLSDREGLGGGVRRDSGVEFGFSLRHSPVGSPRGPVGARRPSPSPPDPHASQRAPSSPELILVHPVHRRKPRPVSAGNLHLCFPTGQGDLIPRSPGGAGEARGMAAWDEASPPGGARVSDLWGPPGGGGGGGREASTCAASRVSAPSPLGPPHEGFRRRSHTLDSQLYPPPPPPPPGVDRSQERAPRFMAGVTRQPPSRRAGAAAPLNQSYDVETPAPGLHRPHVSPDGGPPGPDARATKTVHINAPDGTTGGSPEETQWRVHALEDMQKRLEEEHVLHMSLLLAEQEREQERLQQVSLCYYTKEQERLQQELEEKERRSMGPGGDRPLSGSGLPSLSLSNRSSPSSLPPAYLWGPPWGAGKPRSRLSQVLTAEQQKCVCRLGAVARGFLTRRLMDTEKVKHLRQTVGDTQEFIRSFQSEGPAKRGSVSPQDISLQDRVRAQLRAALYDLHDIFFEMPLQDRLALLQQDRELRAERKQREMEKAKSPKDRVALSAATQRSLDRKRRVVGSPAQGRKTSQKTKGASNNRSCYRKTPEGRTTRSDGLKKQNSVG, from the exons ATGGAGAGCTATGAGGAGTTTGCCCTTCGAACCATGGCCTTGCTACGGGCGAAGAAGAAGTCAGAGGAGATGGACTTGAAGACACAATGTTCACTGAAAGACCTTTCCGCCATACTATTTTACGGGAAGCCGGTGCTTCCACCTCTG CTGACCGCAGAGCAGCGCAGAGTCATGCGCGACCATCGCGAGAGGGCGGTACAGGTGCACGCAGACAGACTGAACCAGCGGAAGAACTGCGTTCTGAACCGGGTCCAGAACATCTTGGACCTGGCAGTCAAGCAG GTCGACGCCAACAAAGGGCCCAGTGTTACGCAGGAGGACCAGTTACCTCGCCCCGGCGGTCCCTCCCCTAAACACGAGACCGTCAACGGCTACACCCTGGTCACCGACTCCCCCGGGCTCCTCCGGGACTCTGGGTGCACCGTCGAGGAACCGGTCCTCCCCGGTCCTCCACGCTCAGAACCCCACCACGGTGCCGCCCAGGTAGACGGAGCCCAAGCCCCGCCGCGAgaccgagaggaggaggaggagggggaggagggggaagaggaggaggaggaggaggaggaggaggaggaggaggacatcagCCTGGACAGCCTGCTGAAGCGCTCCAGGGAGTAcgtggagaaggagcagagccGGCGGGAGTCGTTGGTGGTCCTccgcacccctccccccccccccgaccgcctctCTGACCGGGAGGGCCTCGGGGGTGGAGTTCGGAGGGACTCGGGGGTGGAGTTCGGCTTCAGCCTGCGTCACAGCCCGGTCGGCTCCCCCAGGGGCCCGGTCGGGGCGCGCCGTCCCTCGCCGAGCCCCCCGGACCCCCACGCCTCCCAGCGGGCCCCCAGCAGCCCCGAGCTCATCCTCGTCCACCCCGTCCACCGGCGCAAGCCCCGCCCCGTCTCCGCCGGCAACCTCCACCTCTGCTTCCCGACGGGCCAGGGCGACCTCATCCCCCGGAGCCCCGGGGGCGCGGGCGAGGCGCGCGGCATGGCGGCCTGGGACGAGGCGAGCCCGCCCGGGGGGGCGCGGGTCTCCGACCTCTGGGGTccgcccggcggcggcggcggcggcggacggGAGGCATCGACGTGCGCCGCGAGCCGAGTCTCCGCCCCCAGCCCGCTCGGACCCCCCCACGAGGGGTTCCGGCGCCGCAGCCACACCCTGGACAGCCAGCTGTAccctcccccgccgccgccgccgcccggcgTGGACCGCAGCCAGGAGAGGGCGCCCCGCTTCATGGCCGGGGTGACGCGGCAGCCGCCCAGCCGGAGGGCCGGCGCGGCCGCGCCTCTGAACCAGTCGTACGACGTGGAGACCCCCGCGCCGGGGCTGCACAGGCCCCACGTGTCCCCCGACGGTGGCCCCCCGGGGCCAGACGCCAGAGCCACCAAAACGGTGCACATCAACGCCCCTGATGGTACCACAG gggggtCACCAGAGGAGACCCAGTGGCGGGTGCACGCCCTGGAGGACATGCAGAAGCGCTTGGAGGAGGAGCATGTGCTGCACATGTCTCTGCTGCTcgctgagcaggagagagagcaggagcgcCTCCAACAGGTCAGCCTGTGCTATTACACCAAAGAGCAGGAGCGCCTCCAACAG gagctggaggagaaggagaggagatcgATGGGGCCGGGCGGCGACCGGCCGCTGAGTGGAAGCG GTCTTCCCTCGCTGTCGCTCTCCAACCGCTCCTCTCCTTCCAGCCTGCCCCCGGCCTACCTCTGGGGGCCCCCGTGGGGGGCCGGCAAGCCCCGATCCAGACTCAGTCAG GTCCTGACGGCAGAGcagcagaagtgtgtgtgtcgccTCGGGGCGGTCGCCCGAGGCTTCCTAACCCGCAGGCTGATGGACACAGAGAAGGTCAAACACCTACGCCAGACCGTGGgg GACACCCAGGAGTTCATCCGTTCGTTCCAGAGTGAGGGTCCCGCTAAGAGAGGCTCCGTGTCCCCCCAGGACATCTCCCTGCAAGACCGAGTCAGAGCCCAG CTGCGCGCCGCCCTGTACGACCTCCACGACATCTTCTTCGAGATGCCCCTGCAGGACCGGCTGGCTCTGCTGCAGCAGGACAGGGAGCTGCGAGCCgagaggaagcagagagagatg GAGAAAGCCAAGAGCCCCAAAGACAGAGTGGCGTTGTCGGCTGCTACACAGAGGTCCctggacaggaagaggag GGTGGTTGGATCTCCCGCTCAGGGCAGGAAAACATCACAGAAGACGAAGGGCGCCTCGAACAACAG GAGCTGCTACCGGAAGACCCCAGAGGGGAGGACCACTCGCTCGGACGGCCTGAAGAAGCAGAACTCTGTGGGCTGA